TAATGGAGTTGTTAGTTTTCACGGATCTCTTGGACATATCAAAAAAGTTTCAAAGAAAGCTAAAGCAAAATATCTTGTGCTAAATGGTGAAGCTGATCCAATGGTGACAGCTAAAGATATTAAGAATTTCAAAAAAGTGATGAAGAAGAGTAAGTCCGATTATAAATTTGTAAATTATCCAAATGCTCTTCACGCTTTTTCAAATCCTGCAGCAACAGAGATTGGAAAGAAGTTTAGCTTACCAGTTGCTTACAACGCAGAAGCTGATAAAGCATCTTGGGAAGAGATGAAAATATTCTTCGATAAAATTTTTAAATAGAGATGAAAAATATGAGAGACTTAATTATAGATAATATCAGAAAAACCATCACAACTTCTGCACAGGGGTGTGAGACCGAAGAAATGAAAAATGAGATGCTTGAAGAACTTGAGATGTTTGAAGGCATCTCAATGGATGAGCATCAAGCAATTGAAATTGGTTCAATTATTGAACTTGAAACAAATTCAAGAGTTGCAACTTACTTCATTTCGCCTGCAAATAGTGGGTCGATTTTAAATATTAAAGGACAATCAATTCTTGTTGTTTCTATTTTTTCAGCACTTGGTGCCGAATTAATGGGAAAAGTTGTAGGTGAGTCAATCGAACTTGTGACAGCTGCAGGAATTAGAGTTTATAAGGTTGTAAGTATAAATTAATGAGAATTCTTTTTATAGATGGTGACTGCCTCTTATGCCAAGAAATTGTACGTATCGTGTTCTTTCTCGATAAGAAGGCAGTCTTTTCATTTGCTCCTCTTCAAGGTCAACACGCGAAGGTCAAGCTACCAGCACAGTTAATAGCAGATCTCGATACTGTCGTTCTTTATAAAGACGGAAATATTTTGACAAAGAGTGATGCTGCGATTGAAGTCCTCTGTGAACTTGGTGCAATTTATCGTATGGCCAAAATATTTTATATCATTCCAAAATTTATTAGAGACGCGCTCTACATGCTCGTTTCTAGAAATAGAAAGAAAATCTTCAAGAGAGAGACTTGTCTTTATTCACCAGAATTACAAAAAAGATTTCTCAATTAGTAAATTTATCAATATGTGTGCAAAGCCACTCCGGAGCATCGAGTGAAAGATCATGTCCAGCTGTTGGGTGAATTTCGATTTCTGAGCCAAGTCGTCTTGCTAGATTGACACTGCAATTATAAGAAACGAGTCTGTCTCCAAGACCTGTCACAATCAGGGTTCTTGTAGCCAGTTTTTTGGGAGCACTTGTTTTGGCGGCCCATAGAAGTTGACGACCAAAGTTTTTCATCGACATTGGCTCTTTTTCTGCGAGAACGGCCCATTCTGATGCAATACGATCTTTTTCTTCATTACTAATATTATTGGTCGTGAGATCTAAAACAATACGTTCACGATTTTTTAAATCTTTACTTTTAATCGCAGCGATAAAAGTTTTGTATATTTTGTAGTTTAATCTTTCATAAAATGGACTGAGGTCTTTTGCACTACTGTTAATGATGATGATACTATCGCAAAGCTTAGAGAAATGTTCTGTCAGCTTTAGGGTAACAAGTCCACCAAGGGAAATACTAATAAAGTGCCAAGTTCCTTCGGGGTGTTTACTTTTTAATTGATCAAGATCATTTTTAACTTGTGTAAGTAGGGATTGCGTTTCTAGTGGAAAAACCTCCTCGTACTTACTCCCACTTCCGGGAAGGTCTATAAAGTGAACTTTTGCATCTGCTATGGCCTGACATAGCTGTTCTGGAAAATTACTCCAGTGTCCTTTTTGTCTACCTAAACCTCTAATTAGTACAAAGTTTCTCGTCATTATTTAGCCACCCAGTTGTGATGATTTTTAATTGCCTGTGTAAAGAAGTCAAAAAGTAGCATATGCCTTCTCATGACTCTTTCAAAGCGGTGTTGTCTCACTGGATTAAATAGTCCAAGCACAGACAAGACCTGTATTGGATTCTTTTTCACCCATAACCATGAGCCTAGTTCGAGTGTCCAGGGAATGAATGTTCCATAAGATTCTTTTTGTGCATGGCTTAGGTCAAAGAGATAATCCCAGAGATCCCCGCTTGTTGTGTAACTCTGAGATTGTTGCTCAATAAGATATATATGATGCGGCAAAGTTTTATCGAGCAAGCTTTTAAATTGAAGAGCTTCACTCGTCAAAGGAAAAGGACTTCTCGTTTTGGCGTAAGGAAACCAAAGACGATCCTTCATGCCAAAACCTGAATGTAGATCAAGGGCCATTGAAAACTTTGATGGGAACATTTCTTTTTTAACAAAATTAATAACAGCAAGATTTTCTCTTTCTATTACTCCCTCTTGTCCTCGATACCACGGAAGCTTAGAACTATATCGCTGGCCCCCTAAAAGCGGAGCTGTTTTTTCTGTTGATTCAACAGGAGAGTTTCTCATGAGGTCGACGCCATTTCCATTTGAGCGATAGATAAGATCCATTCCAACAGGATTAATTAAAGGAATACAAACTAATCTAAAATTTGAAAATGAACTTGCTAGTTCGTCATCCCAAGATAATCGTGTAAAAAGATTTTGAAGATTTGAAATTGCCAGATGAGTTCCAACTCTTTCTAGTCCATGAACACCTGCAAAAATTCCAAAGGTTGGAGCCTCTGGGTCTTGTGATCCAATAGAAAATGCATGAAGTGGGTAAGATTTATTTTTAAAATCGATGGTGTCTAAAATTTCGTGTCTAACGATAGGATGGCTAAATTTTGTGAGCTCTTCGATATCTTTTAATTCTTGGAATTCTCTCATGAATCTATCTTACGATTTTATGATAATTTGGCAATGGAATTTAAAGTGGAATGATTCGCTCGGGTTTAGCTTTTTGTATTTAACTGACCACAAGCAGCGAGAATGTCATCACCTTTAGTTTTTCTTACACTTGCAAAGAATCCGTGATCAACAAGTCTTTGTTTGAAGTTATCCACATCTTTATCAAGTGGGCGTTTGTACTTCGCTCCTGGAAACTCATTGAATGGAATTAAGTTAAAAATCACAGGAAGGCCACTTAGTAACTTAACAATTTCTTGAACATGCTCTTCGCTATGATTCATATCTTTGATAATCAAGTATTCAAATGTTAAATACTGTCGTTTTAATCTAGGAATATCTTTTAAGGTGCTTACAATTTCCTCAATTGGGTAAGCTTTATTCAGTGGAATAAGCTCATCTCTTTGATTGTTAAAAGGAGAGTGAAAGCTAAGTGCGATATTTACTTGGTTAAGTTCTTCAATCTTCTTAAGACCTGGAAGGTAACCTGCTGTTGAAAGTGTGATTTGTCTCGGTCCAAGGTGAAGTCCACGTACCTCAAGAAAAATTGAAATCGCTCTCTTAATATTATCAAAATTATGGAGAGGTTCACCCTGACCCATGAATACAATATTTGGTGCTGCAAATTTCTCTGGAAAATTTTCCTTGATATAATTATATGCGAGTACATACTGTCCTACGATCTCGTGTACCTCGAGATTACGTTTTAGTCCCTGAGTCCCTGTAAAACAAAAGCTACATTTCATTGCACATCCAACTTGGGACGAAATACAAATTGTATATTTTTTATTAAATGGTACGAGTACAGTTTCAACGCAGTTGCCGTCAGAAAGTTCAACTAGAAACTTAACAGTGAGTTCATCTTCAGCTGTTTGAATTTTTTGTATTTTAGGTAGTGCCAAGTTAAAATTTGTCTTCAAGTATTGTATGAAATTTTCTGGAATATGTTTTTCACTACCTTTATATTTTGATGTGTAAAAGTTTTCAGCGTGTACGTCTTTATAACCATGCAGACTTGTCAGGCTCTTAAAATCGGTTAATGAATAATCGTAAAAATTTTGCATAATAAAGCTTATATTATAAAATAGTATTAAGAATCAATAAAATAGTGGAAAGCTTATGGAAGACAAAATAATCAATCAGTTAAATCACGATCTAAATAAACTTAATTCGACAAAACAGGGACGTCGTGCGTTTCTAACGGCCTTGCCTTTACTTCTTGCGAGTTGTGCCACTACAGATAAGACAAGATATCGAGAAGGGGATAACTCAGGACAAGAAGTTGGTCTAAGCGTCGAAGAAGAAAGAAAAATGACCAGGGAATATCTTCCAGAGATGGAGAAGGACTATCAAAAATATAGAAACTCTTATGTTCAGTCTTATATTAATGATGTCGGACGTAAAATTGTTGATAGTAATAAGCTAGCAGGTAATCCATATAATTATAATTTTAGAGTGGTCGCATCAAACCAAATAAATGCTTTCGCGTTACCAGCAGGGGAAGTTTTTGTAACATCAAAATTAATTGCGATGACAGATAGTGAAGCTGAACTGGCCGGGGTTATTGGTCATGAGGTAGGGCATATCCAGGCGCGACATACAGCAGAAAGAATATATAAGGCCGAAAAAGAGAAGAACAAGGGACTTATTTATGGGCTCGGTGGGGCTCTCCTTGGGGGGGCTGCAGGTTTTGGTCTTGGTAAGATGCTTTGCTCCAAACAGGATCGTGACTGCTTGATGAGAGTTGCTAAATATGGGGCAATGGCCGGGGGAATGGGAGGACTACTGATCCAGAAATATGGATTTATGGCAAATTCCCGTGAAGATGAAATGGAAGCGGATCGTATTGGTTTTAAGACTAGTTTAAAGGCTGGTTATGACTATGCTCATGTTGGAAATTTCTATGAAAAATTACTTGTAATGGAAAAGAATTATTCTAAGAAAGATAATGCTTTGGCTAAAAAGTTTGCTGATGCTATGTCGACTCATCCTCCAAGTGAGCAGAGAGTTGCGCAGATGAGAGAACTTGAAAGGGCCAATCCTTTAAAGGGGAAGGTGACTTCCCCTGAATTTGAAAAAATAAAAAAAATCTTAGTCTAGTTTGAGTATTTGAAGCACTTTCGAAATAAGATCGTCTCTTGAAAATGGTTTTACGAGAACGTGCTTAATTCCTGAATTAATAACATTGATCATTGATCTATTGTCGAGATACCCAGATATTAAAAGAAATTTCAGTTTTCTAAACTTCAAACTTTTTTTGGCCATCTCAACAAGATATGTACCTTCTTTATCTGGAAGTTGGAAATCTACTATAACTAAGTCAAATTCATCATTTCTAAGCTTTAACATTCCAATTGAAGCATTCTCTGCGACCACGACATTCCTAAAAAGCTTTGTTTGCTCGAGAAAAGTCTTGATGAGCATACAAATTTTTACCTCATCGTCGATTATAAGTACTGCTGGTTTTTCTGAATCTTTAATCTTTGGGAGAGTGATACTCATTACTTTTCACCCTCTTTCCATTTATTCATCATATTTACAATATCATCTTTGATAAAAGGCTTTTGTAAGTGATCATTGAACAGTCCACTTGCAATGTCGGATTTTATCTTTTCATCAGCAACTTTACCTGTAAGGTAGATGATTGGTCCGCTGTAAGAAAGTTCTCTAATTTTTTTTGCCAACTCATCCCCATTCATTTCAGGCATCGAAAAATCAATGAAGATCATATTGAAGCGACCATCATCAATAAGTGCTAATGCTTCTTTAGGATTTGATGCACAGATAACATTCACATTTGAGTCACTAATACTTTCGTTGAAGAGATTGAGAATTTTAACTTCGTCATCGATAACAAGAATATTAAGATTTAACTCTTGAGCATTGTCTCTATTAAGAGTCGAAGAAGCGATACTTAAAGTCGACATTTTTGGAATTGTTATTTTAAAGATAGTAGGGGAGCTCGCTGAAACAAGCTCTAGTGTCCCTTGATATGATTCAATGATTTTAGTAGCAATCGCAAGCCCAAGTCCCGTTCCTTCTCCAACTTCTTTTGTGGTAAAAAAAGATTCAAAAATTTTGTCTTGGATCTCAGTAGGGATGCCAGCTCCTGTGTCACATAGTTGTACCTCATAGCACATTTCTGTTTCATCGAGAGTTATTCCGATTGATCTGGATTCATTATTTGGAATTGAATTTATAGAGTCGATAGAATTTTTGATGAGATTTATAAAGAGTTGTTCCATCTTTAGTGAGTTTACAAAAACAATAGACTCCTTGGATTCGGTGTTGTTTTTCACTTCCATAGAGACTTGAGATTTCTTTAACTGACTATTTACAAGTCTTGTTGAGTTCTCAATGATTTCTTCAACAGATACATACTCCTTCTTGTCCTCATTACCATGGAGGAACTTCTTCATACCTTTGATGATACTATTAATACGCATGAAAGATTCGATGACGTCATTTAAACATGAATCTAATAACTCTTTTTGAGAATTTATATCTTCTGATTCAAATAGAGCCTTGATTAACTCCAGGGTTCCTGAAGCAATCGTCAGTGGATTTGATATTTCATGAGATATACTTGCCGTGATTTCACCAATTGTTGTAAGCTTGTCAGCTTGAACAATCTGATGATGAATTTCTTTAAGTTCTTCAATTTGATAACGATATTTTTGATAAAGATTTTTTTCGATTGTTATATCATTCAAGCTCACTAGAACAAGATCTTTATCTAAAAGATACGTTCCTTTGGCAATAACGTGAAGCTCCTGGTCTTGTAGGCTATCGATAAGCTCTTCTTTGGAGATCGTGTTTGATTTTGTCTCAAAAGTTTGATCAATTAGGGTAGAGATAAAGTTCTCAGCAATAATCTCTTTCAAAAACTTCTTATTCTTGATTACTCGCGGTGAGCTTTTTGTAAAAGTTGAAAACATATGATTGTAGTAGATGATTTCATTGTCTTTGTTAACAATGACAATGGGCTCAAAAAGAGAATCTAGAATTTCAAAGTTCATTTTTAACCTTTTTGCTTTAAAAATTGGAAATACTGCGCTTCAATCGCATCGAATTCAAGTTCTTCTCCATCTTGTTCGATTTTTGGCGCCTTCCCATCAACTACTTGCGAAGAGAGTAGTAACACTTTGAGTACATCATCAGCTTTCTCACTATAATAAGGAGCGTAGAAGGACTCAATTGATGTGTTCGGCAAAATAAATCCGTGAACCATATTTATCTGTTCGATTACAACTTGCGGGCAGTTTTTGTAAGTTATGCTACAATCCTTAACTCCTTCAAGAAAGTTGATCCATTCTCTTACTCCACAAGAGTTAATTAGTGTTACCTTGTTAAAATCGATAATTATCGTACTCTTTTTTGAAGATAATATTTCTTCAAATGTAGAATCCTCATCGATTTGTCCTTGCAGAAGAAATTCTGCTAAGTCTGCTTCATTCTTCGTAATATTGATGACTAATTTGTCACTCATTACTCCTCCTCAAAATAGTGGAACGAAGTTATTCTTTCCTTAAAATTTTTATAACGTTTACTGATATCTATAATTCCTACAAATTCA
The Bacteriovorax sp. Seq25_V genome window above contains:
- a CDS encoding GreA/GreB family elongation factor, which encodes MRDLIIDNIRKTITTSAQGCETEEMKNEMLEELEMFEGISMDEHQAIEIGSIIELETNSRVATYFISPANSGSILNIKGQSILVVSIFSALGAELMGKVVGESIELVTAAGIRVYKVVSIN
- a CDS encoding thiol-disulfide oxidoreductase DCC family protein; translated protein: MRILFIDGDCLLCQEIVRIVFFLDKKAVFSFAPLQGQHAKVKLPAQLIADLDTVVLYKDGNILTKSDAAIEVLCELGAIYRMAKIFYIIPKFIRDALYMLVSRNRKKIFKRETCLYSPELQKRFLN
- a CDS encoding alpha/beta fold hydrolase — encoded protein: MTRNFVLIRGLGRQKGHWSNFPEQLCQAIADAKVHFIDLPGSGSKYEEVFPLETQSLLTQVKNDLDQLKSKHPEGTWHFISISLGGLVTLKLTEHFSKLCDSIIIINSSAKDLSPFYERLNYKIYKTFIAAIKSKDLKNRERIVLDLTTNNISNEEKDRIASEWAVLAEKEPMSMKNFGRQLLWAAKTSAPKKLATRTLIVTGLGDRLVSYNCSVNLARRLGSEIEIHPTAGHDLSLDAPEWLCTHIDKFTN
- a CDS encoding M14 family zinc carboxypeptidase translates to MREFQELKDIEELTKFSHPIVRHEILDTIDFKNKSYPLHAFSIGSQDPEAPTFGIFAGVHGLERVGTHLAISNLQNLFTRLSWDDELASSFSNFRLVCIPLINPVGMDLIYRSNGNGVDLMRNSPVESTEKTAPLLGGQRYSSKLPWYRGQEGVIERENLAVINFVKKEMFPSKFSMALDLHSGFGMKDRLWFPYAKTRSPFPLTSEALQFKSLLDKTLPHHIYLIEQQSQSYTTSGDLWDYLFDLSHAQKESYGTFIPWTLELGSWLWVKKNPIQVLSVLGLFNPVRQHRFERVMRRHMLLFDFFTQAIKNHHNWVAK
- the rlmN gene encoding 23S rRNA (adenine(2503)-C(2))-methyltransferase RlmN; translation: MQNFYDYSLTDFKSLTSLHGYKDVHAENFYTSKYKGSEKHIPENFIQYLKTNFNLALPKIQKIQTAEDELTVKFLVELSDGNCVETVLVPFNKKYTICISSQVGCAMKCSFCFTGTQGLKRNLEVHEIVGQYVLAYNYIKENFPEKFAAPNIVFMGQGEPLHNFDNIKRAISIFLEVRGLHLGPRQITLSTAGYLPGLKKIEELNQVNIALSFHSPFNNQRDELIPLNKAYPIEEIVSTLKDIPRLKRQYLTFEYLIIKDMNHSEEHVQEIVKLLSGLPVIFNLIPFNEFPGAKYKRPLDKDVDNFKQRLVDHGFFASVRKTKGDDILAACGQLNTKS
- a CDS encoding M48 family metalloprotease, encoding MEDKIINQLNHDLNKLNSTKQGRRAFLTALPLLLASCATTDKTRYREGDNSGQEVGLSVEEERKMTREYLPEMEKDYQKYRNSYVQSYINDVGRKIVDSNKLAGNPYNYNFRVVASNQINAFALPAGEVFVTSKLIAMTDSEAELAGVIGHEVGHIQARHTAERIYKAEKEKNKGLIYGLGGALLGGAAGFGLGKMLCSKQDRDCLMRVAKYGAMAGGMGGLLIQKYGFMANSREDEMEADRIGFKTSLKAGYDYAHVGNFYEKLLVMEKNYSKKDNALAKKFADAMSTHPPSEQRVAQMRELERANPLKGKVTSPEFEKIKKILV
- a CDS encoding response regulator translates to MSITLPKIKDSEKPAVLIIDDEVKICMLIKTFLEQTKLFRNVVVAENASIGMLKLRNDEFDLVIVDFQLPDKEGTYLVEMAKKSLKFRKLKFLLISGYLDNRSMINVINSGIKHVLVKPFSRDDLISKVLQILKLD
- a CDS encoding response regulator — protein: MNFEILDSLFEPIVIVNKDNEIIYYNHMFSTFTKSSPRVIKNKKFLKEIIAENFISTLIDQTFETKSNTISKEELIDSLQDQELHVIAKGTYLLDKDLVLVSLNDITIEKNLYQKYRYQIEELKEIHHQIVQADKLTTIGEITASISHEISNPLTIASGTLELIKALFESEDINSQKELLDSCLNDVIESFMRINSIIKGMKKFLHGNEDKKEYVSVEEIIENSTRLVNSQLKKSQVSMEVKNNTESKESIVFVNSLKMEQLFINLIKNSIDSINSIPNNESRSIGITLDETEMCYEVQLCDTGAGIPTEIQDKIFESFFTTKEVGEGTGLGLAIATKIIESYQGTLELVSASSPTIFKITIPKMSTLSIASSTLNRDNAQELNLNILVIDDEVKILNLFNESISDSNVNVICASNPKEALALIDDGRFNMIFIDFSMPEMNGDELAKKIRELSYSGPIIYLTGKVADEKIKSDIASGLFNDHLQKPFIKDDIVNMMNKWKEGEK
- a CDS encoding STAS domain-containing protein — translated: MSDKLVINITKNEADLAEFLLQGQIDEDSTFEEILSSKKSTIIIDFNKVTLINSCGVREWINFLEGVKDCSITYKNCPQVVIEQINMVHGFILPNTSIESFYAPYYSEKADDVLKVLLLSSQVVDGKAPKIEQDGEELEFDAIEAQYFQFLKQKG